The Anas acuta chromosome 2, bAnaAcu1.1, whole genome shotgun sequence genome contains a region encoding:
- the AKAIN1 gene encoding A-kinase anchor protein inhibitor 1, with protein MVFAPGEKPDPEQDEVKLQNASKQIVQTAILQAVQQVSQESQQKEKRTNSSMSLQLERGKLTKKHEKK; from the coding sequence GTGAGAAACCGGATCCAGAGCAAGACGAAGTTAAGCTGCAGAATGCCAGCAAGCAAATTGTGCAGACCGCTATCCTCCAAGCAGTACAGCAAGTTTCCCAGGAAAGCCAACAAAAGGAGAAGCGAACAAACAGCAGTATGAGCCTCCAGCTAGAAAGAGGGAAATTAACCAAGAAGCATGAAAAGAAGTAA